Proteins encoded in a region of the Mycolicibacterium neoaurum genome:
- a CDS encoding DUF4235 domain-containing protein, giving the protein MPDNKPSVTARMMYRPVGIASSLIGGLVAGAIFKQVWKHASPGAHDDPPAPLERSYPLREIIAAAALQGAIFSVVKTIIDRQGARVFERWTGEWPGG; this is encoded by the coding sequence ATGCCGGACAACAAGCCGTCCGTGACCGCGCGCATGATGTACCGCCCGGTGGGAATAGCCAGTTCACTCATCGGCGGGCTGGTCGCCGGCGCCATCTTCAAACAGGTGTGGAAGCACGCCTCCCCTGGTGCACATGACGATCCGCCGGCACCGCTGGAACGCAGTTACCCACTTCGCGAGATCATTGCGGCGGCGGCGCTGCAGGGCGCGATCTTCTCCGTGGTCAAGACGATCATCGATCGCCAAGGTGCCCGCGTGTTCGAGCGGTGGACCGGCGAGTGGCCGGGTGGCTGA
- a CDS encoding DUF3618 domain-containing protein: MSRPDHTPEPGAEAGIEAIEHDIERTREQVADTVAALGAKLDVKERVIDAVTEPDGSVKTVIPIAATIVATTIVLLGVVIWRRRR; this comes from the coding sequence ATGAGTCGACCCGACCACACCCCGGAACCCGGCGCAGAGGCCGGTATCGAGGCCATCGAACACGACATCGAGCGGACCAGAGAGCAGGTTGCGGACACCGTCGCGGCGCTGGGGGCGAAGCTCGATGTCAAGGAGCGGGTCATCGATGCCGTCACCGAACCCGACGGTTCGGTCAAGACCGTCATCCCGATCGCCGCCACCATCGTCGCTACCACCATTGTGCTGTTGGGCGTCGTCATCTGGCGTCGCCGCCGCTGA